The following is a genomic window from Marinococcus sp. PL1-022.
TCACTTAACTGCTTTCCTTCCTGATTGTGTTCGGCCGCTTCACCAGCCTGATGAACTTCTACTTTTTCAATCCCCCACCTTTGCAGCTTATCGATCCGTTCCTTCGTTAATACCATTCCCTTTTTCAACGCCAGCGCGTTTCCTTTATATACATCCTCCCCCAACACGTCCTCCGGCCTTAAGTCTTTGATCAGTCTCTCCGTCATGATCTCCACCGCCCGTTATCGTATTATTATTCGAGTATTCGATTTTATATTAGGTATATGTTCACAGTACTTTAGTTGTTTATTAAAATCAATATACAATATGCAAATTATTATAAGAAAAGCCGGAAGCCCCTGGCTTCCGGCGGATACTTTTATTCTTCCTTGTTGTCTACGATCAATATATCGCAGCTGGCCGAACGCACGACCGCTTCCGAGAAGCTGCCCATCAGCGTACGGTCCATTTTATTCTTGCCCGTCTGCGGAAGCAGCACCAGATCAATCTGATAATCCGGCACTACCCGCTGCAGAAGCGTCTGCGTCGGAGCTCCGTGCTCGACAATCAGCTTCGCATCGAGCTTTCCGTGCACGTGAGACTCTGCCTTCTCCTTCACGGTGTTAAGTGTTTCGGTTGCCTCTTCTTCAGCTTTTTTTAAAACGTCTTCTTCGTAGCGGGCAAACGGCCCATAGCCCTTTTCCTCAACCATTGCAGCCAGATGAAGATCTGCGCCATGAAGTTCAGCCAGAGCACAGCCCTTTTTCACCACATGCTCCGGCACGCCTGCCGTTGGGTGTACGCCGATTAAAATGTTTTTGTATAGTTCCATATTTATACGCCTCCTTATTAAGTATATGGAATGCGTATTATGCCTATTCCCAACTACCGGAAAATGTATGCATCAATCCTTGAAAACAGGTGGCGTTTCAGCGAACACATGCAGCTGCGACGCCCCATGGATTTGCGCCCAGACGGGATGCTGCCGGTTCTCCATGCGCGGAAAGCTGCTCAAATATATTTCCATACGCAGCCGGCTTCCCGCCGAAAACCGGTACGCTGTCCGGCCAATATCGATGGTGTGCTCTTCGGCCTGCACGGTATCCACCACATTCCAGGCAGACCCGTCCGGCTTTACCTCGCTCACCCGCAGACCGATTGGAAGGTCCGGGCGGCTCAAAGTCATCCGCAGATGCGCCTGCACAGTACCGAGTATTTCCCAATCGCTTTGGAGCGGTGCGCCCGTATACACGAGCACGTCGTTTCGCGCCTGGATCTCCTGCTGATCAAAGCTTCCCGCCGGAAATCCGCTCATTAAAATATTTCCACCGCTCGTCGGCACCGGGTCACCCGGGTCGTGCGTCACCTGGCGGCCGGGCTGCTCCAGCTTCGGCATTTCCGCAGAAAGCAGGCCGTCTGGATGCAGATTAAACACCGCCCCGGCCTGTCCCTCCGGCATTTCCGCACCGCTCCACCATTCACCAGCGTGCATGACGTAATAATGCACCGGGTCCCGGAGCGGCGCCGTTCCATCCTTCAGCCAGCGGTCAAACCACTGCAGAAACAGCCCGGTCCGGTCCACCTGCGCGCCAGGAAAAAAGACGTCCCCCGCCTGGCCGCTCTGGTCCTCGTGCGTCCACGGGCCGATCCAAAGCTCCGCCAGCCCGGCCGATCTTTGATACAAATCCATTGTTTCTTCAAGAAAGCAGTCGTACCATCCGGCGAGAAACAGGGCCGGTACTTTAATGCTCTCCGGAGTGGCCTGCATGCGCTGCCTGGCTTCTGCTGAAACGTCTCCAAGCAGAAAATCTCTGTAGTACGAGGGTAGACCGGCCGCTGTAACCGGAGGCCACGTGAGCGGATCTCCTTTCCCGAGCCAGGACGGAAGATGTTTAAGATATGCGCTGATACGTGCCGGACCTTCGGGACCCTCTGCCCGCTCCAGGTGATCGGGAAGCATGGACTCTGCTACCCATGACTGCCATTTGCCGAGCTCAAGCACGCCCCGGCTTCCCCGCATCGTGCCCCAGCCGTCCGCAAAGGTCATCATCGGTGCGATTGCCTGCAGCGACGGTGGCTGCACCGCTGCCGCTGCCACCTGGGTGAAGCCGTGATACGACATGCCAATCATGCCGACGTCCCCGTTCACCTCCGGAAGACGCGCTGCCCATTCCACCGCATCATAGCCGTCAGAGGCTTCGTCTATAAATGGATAAAATTCTCCCCCGGAGGCAAACCGGCCGCGCACGTCCTGAATCACAACCACGTACCCGGCCGCTGTCAGGCGTTCGATATCAACGAGCGTTTCCCGGTAATGACGGGTCGTTTTGTCGTATGGCAGCCGGAGCAAAAGAGCCGGCCAGCTGCCGGCCCTGTCCGGACGGTACACGTCTGCGCGCAGCACGGTGCCGTCACGCATCCGTTCTTCCACCTGCTTTTCGATACGCATGTTACGAACGCACTTCCTCGTGGCCGATCGAAAACGTTCCGCCCGACACGTCCTTCACGTTATGCACCACAATGAACGCATTCGGATCCACTTCCTTAATCACCCGTTTCAGGCGAAGCAGACGGTGCGAGTGAATCACAATATACAGCACGCGGCGCTGCTCCTTCATATACTCCCCACGGCCGTCAAAAACGGTCGCACTCGAGGCAAGCTCCTTCGTAATACGCTCGGAGATCTGCTCCGAGTACGGAGACACCACGTTGAGCGCTTTTTTTGAGTCAAAGCCGCCGAGCACAAAGTCGGTGACAACCTTTCCAATGTAGAGCGTAATCAAGGTATACATCGTAGACACCGGCCCAATAATGAAAATCCCTGCAATAACGACGAGTGCGTCCAGAACGAGCGTCATGCCGGTCAGATCCCAGCCGAGCTGCTGGTTAAAGGCACGGGCAATAATGGATGTCCCTCCGACGGAGCTTCCTGCCTGATAAATAAAGCCGAAGCCGACCCCGGTAATGGCACCGGCAAAAATCGCCGCAAGCAGCGGATCCTCCATCGGTTGGGCGTACACTCCTTCAAAAATCCAGATGAAAAACGAAAACAGCGCCACGTTAAAAATCGTTTTATACACCATGTGGCGCGGCAGATAGCGAATTCCAATACCAAGCAGCAGAATGAAGATGATTGGTGTCGAAATACTCGGCGAGATGTCGAGCCCGTAATAGATTAAAAGCGACATCCCGACAATGCCGCCCTCGGCAATGGAATTGGGCATCGCAAGCTGTGTCACCGCTAGCGCAAACAGCAGCGTGCCGATAATAATATACATTATATTTTTCATACGTTCTTTTCCCCCCACATATATTTTTTCAGACAAAACTATATTATAACGCAAAAAAGAGCAGGAACGCAGCCTGCGTTCCTGCCCGCGCTTATTGTCCGCGTTTTTGGTCGAGGTTTAAGGTCTTGACAATGCCTACGCACATTAAAATGACAATGACTGAGAGCGGCAGTGCGCTGACCACAATCGCGGTCTGGAAGGCACTCAGGCCGCCGACTACTAATAGTATCGCAGTGACAGAGACAAAGAAGACGCCCCACATAATTTTAATCGTCACCGGCGGGTTCAGACTGCCCCCGGTCGTCTGCATCCCGAGCACAAATGTCGCAGAGTCCGCGGTAGTCACGAAGAATATCGTCACCACAATAATGGCAAATACGGACATAATGCCCCCGAGCGGATACGTTTCAAGCACATAAAACAGCGCCGTTTCGAGCGACTGCGATGACACCTCGCGTCCTTCAAACAGCTCGAGGAAAATCGCGCTTCCGCCAAGCGTGCTGAACCAGAAGAACGAAACGATCGATGGCACAAGCAGCACCCCGGCCATAAATTCACGAATTGTCCGGCCTCTTGAAATCCGGGCTACAAACATCCCGACAAATGGTGTCCAAGAAATCCACCAGGCCCAGTAGAAGACGGTCCAGTTCTGCGTCCAGGAGGCTTCCTGCTCATCGATCGGATCCATCCGCAGTCCCCAGCCAAGGAAGTTCTGTACGTAATCCGACAGGCCGGAAGCAAACATGTTAATTAAAAAGAGCGTCGGTCCGGCAATCAGCATAAACAACAGCAGGATGCCGGTCAGGCTCAGGTTGATGTTACTTAAATACTTGATGCCGCGCTGAATCCCCGTGCTTGCTGATGTTACGAAGATAATCGTCACAATCGTCATGATAATGAACTGCACGCCGAGATTATACGGCACGTCGAAAATAAACTGCAGGCCGGCGTTAATCTGCTGGGATCCGAGCCCGAGCGAGGCGGCGACCCCGAATAATGTAGCAAATACGGCAATAATATCAACCACGTTTGCAACCGGGCCGTACGCATATTTGCCGAGCACCGGCCGGAGCGTCGTACTCATCAGTCCCGGTGCCTGGTAGCGGAACTGCTGCAGAGCGAGCGCCAGCGCTACCAGCGCATAGATCGCCCAGGCATGCAGTCCCCAGTGAAGCCACGTCGAGGAAACACCCCGGATGGCATCACCTTCTGCACCGCCCTCACCGTTTGGCGGGCTCGAAAAGTGCCCGATCGGCTCGGACACCCCGTAAAAGAGCAGCCCGATCCCGATACCGGCAGAAAACAGCATCGTAAACCAGGTGAGCCGGTTAAACTCCGGCTTTTCATCCGGTTTGCCGAGCCGCACCTTTCCGTATTTACTGAATCCCAGGTAGACGGCGAAAATTAACAGAAGCGTCACTAAAATCTGAAAATACCAGCCGAAATGCACAAATACAAACGCCTGGGCAGCACTCATTGCTGCTTCAAGCTGCGCAGTAAAAAATACGCCGAACGCTAAGAATAATAGGATAAGAACGATCGACACTTTTAAAACCGTCGTCATTTTTCTCATTATGTATGTACCTCCTCCATAGTCTTTCCGCTGCACTCGTTCACAACGTCCTTCATTATAGAGAAAGCCCTTTGAAAAGGAAAAACGCGTAAGCCCGCAAAAATCGCCGTAAAATCTATGCAATTTTTATTGCACAGAGTTTATAGTTCATTATCTTATATTTCCTTCCTTTTTCGCCATTAGTGAGCCCAACCTGCGTTTTTGTCTTTTTTTTGAAACATGATACAGTTAGACGCGTGGAAAACAGAGAAGGAATGATAAAGGGGGAGCGCCATGAGTGCCTCAGGGGATAAAAGCCAGCTGCTTGAACAATTGAATGAAACCGAACGGCAGATTGCCGACCGCATTTCCGACAATATGAATACGTTTGGCGTGTCATCAACGATCGGCCGGCTGCTCGGCATTATTTACATGAACCGCGAGCCGATGACGCTCGATGACCTGGCCGAAGCAACCGGAATGAGCAAGACCCGGATGAGCCAGGTGATGCGGCAGATGATTTCATTAAACATTGCGGAAAAAGAGCATGTCAAAGGCAGCCGCAAGGAGCATTACAATGTGGAAAACGATTATGTGCAGACGTTTGTGTCCCTGTTTACGACAAACTGGCGGGAAGTGATCAGCAAAAACCGCCAGTTTGCCAACAAGCTGCAGCGCGAAATCAATGAGGTCGCTGCTGCAAGCGACGGTTCAGCTGAGGTAGACCAGAAAATTACCGAGCTCCGTAAAGAGCTCGACGAATGGGTCGCATATTATAACTGGATCAGCCGTCTCGTCGAATTTTTCGAAAGCGGAGATATTTTCGACGCTGTTCCAATAGAGAGAAATGATAAAGGAGAAGATAAATAATGGGCCAGAAAACAATTATTACAAGCGCCGTTACAGGCGCCGGAGAAACGACAGACAAAAGCCAGCATGTTCCCGTAACACCGGAAGCTATCGCCCGTGACGCCATCGAAGCAGCCAAAGCAGGAGCCGCAGTCGCCCACATTCACGTGCGCGATCCAAAAACAGGAGCCTACAGCTTTGACCCCGCCCTCTTCCAGGAGGTCGTAGAGCGCGTCCGCGAAAGCGACATCGACGTCGTGCTGAACCTTACAGCCGGAGGCGGCGGCGATTTTGTTCCCGACCAGAAGCACCCTGCCACCGGCGGCGGCGGCACCTTTATACAGACACCGGAGGAGCGCCACCTTCCGGTCGGAAAATATCTTCCGGAAATATGCACCCTCGACTGCGGCAGCCTGAACTTCGGCGACCAGGTGTACCTCGGCCCGGCCGGCTGGCTGCGTGAGCAGGCATCGCTGATTCAGCAGAGCGGCGTGAAGGCAGAAATGGAGTGCTTTGATACCGGCCACGTCCGCTTTGCCAACCAGCTTGTCCGCGAAGGCCTCGTGGACGGCGATCCGCTCTACCAGTTCTGCCTCGGCATTCCGTGGGGCGCAGAAGCTGATGCGGAAACGATGCTTCATATGAGGCATCACCTGCCGGAGGGCGCCAACTGGTCCGCTTTCGGTATCGGCCGCATGCAGATTCCGATGGTTGCCCAGGCAGCTCTTCTTGGCGGCAACGTCCGTGTCGGCCTCGAGGACAACCTTTACCTTGAAAAAGGCGTGCTCGGCACAAACGCCCAGCTCGTCGATAAAGCCGTGCAGCTGCTGCAAACGCTGAACGTAGAACCAATGACCCCGCAGGAAGCACGCGATACGCTCGGCCTAACGAAACAATCTTAAATCTTTAGGAGGACCTCATGAATCCAACAACAACTACTATTGCCGTCATCGGAACCGGTGTGATCGGAAACGGATGGATCGCCCGTTTCCTCGCGCACGGCTTTCACGTTATCGCCTGTGATCCGGCGGACGGCGCCGAAGAAAAAACCCACAGCACCGTCGCGTCGCTTTGGCCGAAGCTGAAGGAAAATGGCATGCACGACGATGCTTCCATCGATAAGCTTACATTTACGACTGATATTACAGATGCTGTCTCGAACGCTGCCCTTGTTCAGGAAAACGTACCCGAGCGCGAGGACATCAAACGAAGCGTGCTCGCCCAGATTGATGAACACGCGCCGGCCGAAGCCATCATTGCCTCAAGCACATCCGGCTACAAGCCGACAACACTGCAGACCGACTGCACCCGCCATCCGGAGCGCGTCATCGTTGCCCACCCGTTCCATCCCGTCTACCTGCTCCCGCTTGTGGAGCTCTCCGGCGGTGAGCAGACCACGAGTGCCGAAATGGAGCATGCGCAGGCGATATATGAACTTGCCGGCATGAAGCCGCTTGTGATGAAGGGCGAGGTGGACGGCCATATTGCCGACCGCCTGATGGAAGCCCTCTGGCGGGAAGCCCTTCACATCGTTAATGACGGCCACGCCACCACCGAGGAAGTCGACAAAGCGATCGTCTACGGCGCCGGTCTCCGCTGGGCGCTGATGGGACCGTTTTTGACCTTTCATCTGGCCGGAGGGGACAAAGGTATGACCCACATGCTCGAGCAGTTCGGCCCGGCTCTGAAAGCGCCGTGGACCAAGCTGGAAGCACCAGAGCTCACTCCGGAGCTGAGCGAAAAAGTGATCGAGGGCACGAAGGAGCAGTCCGGGGATAAAAGCGTCGCCGAGCTTGAAGAGCGCCGCGATGAATTTCTTTTAAAGCTGATGAACCTGCTGCACGAAGGCAGCTACTGGCCGGCTGAAAAGGTGGAGAGCCATGACAGATAACCATACCGTATGGAACGGGCGCGTGGAAAAGGAATGGGTGGATTACAACGGGCACATGAACGATGCGGCCTACGCTGTTGTTTTCAGCCGCGCGCTGGACGCGCTGCTTGAAGACGCCGGCCTGACCGCCCGCTTTATCGAACAGGAGAAGTACACCGTATTCACCCTCGAGACGCACCTGATGTATCTGGCGGAGGCCCACCAGGACCAGCCGCTCGCTGTGTCAGCGATGATCCTCGACCAGGACGCCAAGCGGCTGCATCTGTGGTTTGAGATGCAGAATAAGCAGAACGAAACGATTGCCACGAGCGAACAAATGGTCATGGGAATGGATCAGGCCGCCGGCCGCCCTGCCCCATTCCCCAAAACGCTTCAGCAGAGCTTTGCCGGCCTTCCGGTTCTTACTCCGGAAAGCTGGCCCGCCAAAGCCGGTCGCTCGATTGGAATTAAACGAAAATAACACAGCATCAGCCGGTACTCTTGATGAGAGCGCCGGCTGATTTTTTACATTGTCCAATTTTTAGCTTAACAACCGCCCGCGGCAGGAATAGGCACATAGAGAGAAGAAAGGAGTGGCGCCGATGCCTGCATGGAGAACCTATCTGTTGACCGCGCTTCTACGCGCGTTTCAAATACGAATGCGCCGCTATTCGCCGACCCACATTACCCCGCCCGCGGCATATACGGTCCGCACGGATTCCTACATCGTGGAAACGGCGGCTGGCGCGACGCCCGTACACATTTATTATCCCGAAGCAGCCGAAGGCCAGGCTCTTCCGGTATTTGTAAACCTGCACGGCGGTGGCTTTTTCATGGGCAGCTATGCCGATGATGAAGGCTGGGGCCGGCACGTGGCCGAGCTCACGCCCTGTGTGGTTGTAAATATTGATTATCATCTGGCCCCGCGCAGCCGGTTTCCGTTCTCTATATTTGAAGTCCGGGACGTGCTCATGTGGCTGCAAGCCCAGGAGGAGCGGCTCGGGCTGAATATGGAGCGCTTTGCCCTTGGCGGGCACAGTGCCGGCGGCAACATTGCCGCATCAACGCTGCTGCTTTTACGCGACACCGGCGCACCGATGCCGGCAGTTCAAATTTTGGACTCGCCAATTCTTGACCTCGCGACCGATCCCCGCGAAAAACCGTCCTTTCCCGGAGCGATTCCCATTTTTGTCGCGGATCTGTTCACGGCAAGCTACCTGGAAACGAGCCAGAACGCTGCGCACCCGTATATTTCCCCGCTCCATGCGGAATCACTCGAAGGGCTGCCACCGACGCTTGTGTTCACCCC
Proteins encoded in this region:
- a CDS encoding YitT family protein — protein: MKNIMYIIIGTLLFALAVTQLAMPNSIAEGGIVGMSLLIYYGLDISPSISTPIIFILLLGIGIRYLPRHMVYKTIFNVALFSFFIWIFEGVYAQPMEDPLLAAIFAGAITGVGFGFIYQAGSSVGGTSIIARAFNQQLGWDLTGMTLVLDALVVIAGIFIIGPVSTMYTLITLYIGKVVTDFVLGGFDSKKALNVVSPYSEQISERITKELASSATVFDGRGEYMKEQRRVLYIVIHSHRLLRLKRVIKEVDPNAFIVVHNVKDVSGGTFSIGHEEVRS
- a CDS encoding CocE/NonD family hydrolase codes for the protein MRIEKQVEERMRDGTVLRADVYRPDRAGSWPALLLRLPYDKTTRHYRETLVDIERLTAAGYVVVIQDVRGRFASGGEFYPFIDEASDGYDAVEWAARLPEVNGDVGMIGMSYHGFTQVAAAAVQPPSLQAIAPMMTFADGWGTMRGSRGVLELGKWQSWVAESMLPDHLERAEGPEGPARISAYLKHLPSWLGKGDPLTWPPVTAAGLPSYYRDFLLGDVSAEARQRMQATPESIKVPALFLAGWYDCFLEETMDLYQRSAGLAELWIGPWTHEDQSGQAGDVFFPGAQVDRTGLFLQWFDRWLKDGTAPLRDPVHYYVMHAGEWWSGAEMPEGQAGAVFNLHPDGLLSAEMPKLEQPGRQVTHDPGDPVPTSGGNILMSGFPAGSFDQQEIQARNDVLVYTGAPLQSDWEILGTVQAHLRMTLSRPDLPIGLRVSEVKPDGSAWNVVDTVQAEEHTIDIGRTAYRFSAGSRLRMEIYLSSFPRMENRQHPVWAQIHGASQLHVFAETPPVFKD
- a CDS encoding 3-keto-5-aminohexanoate cleavage protein — its product is MGQKTIITSAVTGAGETTDKSQHVPVTPEAIARDAIEAAKAGAAVAHIHVRDPKTGAYSFDPALFQEVVERVRESDIDVVLNLTAGGGGDFVPDQKHPATGGGGTFIQTPEERHLPVGKYLPEICTLDCGSLNFGDQVYLGPAGWLREQASLIQQSGVKAEMECFDTGHVRFANQLVREGLVDGDPLYQFCLGIPWGAEADAETMLHMRHHLPEGANWSAFGIGRMQIPMVAQAALLGGNVRVGLEDNLYLEKGVLGTNAQLVDKAVQLLQTLNVEPMTPQEARDTLGLTKQS
- a CDS encoding BCCT family transporter, translating into MRKMTTVLKVSIVLILLFLAFGVFFTAQLEAAMSAAQAFVFVHFGWYFQILVTLLLIFAVYLGFSKYGKVRLGKPDEKPEFNRLTWFTMLFSAGIGIGLLFYGVSEPIGHFSSPPNGEGGAEGDAIRGVSSTWLHWGLHAWAIYALVALALALQQFRYQAPGLMSTTLRPVLGKYAYGPVANVVDIIAVFATLFGVAASLGLGSQQINAGLQFIFDVPYNLGVQFIIMTIVTIIFVTSASTGIQRGIKYLSNINLSLTGILLLFMLIAGPTLFLINMFASGLSDYVQNFLGWGLRMDPIDEQEASWTQNWTVFYWAWWISWTPFVGMFVARISRGRTIREFMAGVLLVPSIVSFFWFSTLGGSAIFLELFEGREVSSQSLETALFYVLETYPLGGIMSVFAIIVVTIFFVTTADSATFVLGMQTTGGSLNPPVTIKIMWGVFFVSVTAILLVVGGLSAFQTAIVVSALPLSVIVILMCVGIVKTLNLDQKRGQ
- a CDS encoding alpha/beta hydrolase — translated: MPAWRTYLLTALLRAFQIRMRRYSPTHITPPAAYTVRTDSYIVETAAGATPVHIYYPEAAEGQALPVFVNLHGGGFFMGSYADDEGWGRHVAELTPCVVVNIDYHLAPRSRFPFSIFEVRDVLMWLQAQEERLGLNMERFALGGHSAGGNIAASTLLLLRDTGAPMPAVQILDSPILDLATDPREKPSFPGAIPIFVADLFTASYLETSQNAAHPYISPLHAESLEGLPPTLVFTPEYDSLAREAFRYAERLKREGVPAEYQMFPKTIHAFTHVGRKSTAKKAWGLVVSTLQARLL
- a CDS encoding GbsR/MarR family transcriptional regulator, whose protein sequence is MSASGDKSQLLEQLNETERQIADRISDNMNTFGVSSTIGRLLGIIYMNREPMTLDDLAEATGMSKTRMSQVMRQMISLNIAEKEHVKGSRKEHYNVENDYVQTFVSLFTTNWREVISKNRQFANKLQREINEVAAASDGSAEVDQKITELRKELDEWVAYYNWISRLVEFFESGDIFDAVPIERNDKGEDK
- a CDS encoding thioesterase family protein, whose product is MTDNHTVWNGRVEKEWVDYNGHMNDAAYAVVFSRALDALLEDAGLTARFIEQEKYTVFTLETHLMYLAEAHQDQPLAVSAMILDQDAKRLHLWFEMQNKQNETIATSEQMVMGMDQAAGRPAPFPKTLQQSFAGLPVLTPESWPAKAGRSIGIKRK
- a CDS encoding 3-hydroxyacyl-CoA dehydrogenase NAD-binding domain-containing protein, whose protein sequence is MNPTTTTIAVIGTGVIGNGWIARFLAHGFHVIACDPADGAEEKTHSTVASLWPKLKENGMHDDASIDKLTFTTDITDAVSNAALVQENVPEREDIKRSVLAQIDEHAPAEAIIASSTSGYKPTTLQTDCTRHPERVIVAHPFHPVYLLPLVELSGGEQTTSAEMEHAQAIYELAGMKPLVMKGEVDGHIADRLMEALWREALHIVNDGHATTEEVDKAIVYGAGLRWALMGPFLTFHLAGGDKGMTHMLEQFGPALKAPWTKLEAPELTPELSEKVIEGTKEQSGDKSVAELEERRDEFLLKLMNLLHEGSYWPAEKVESHDR
- a CDS encoding universal stress protein, with the protein product MELYKNILIGVHPTAGVPEHVVKKGCALAELHGADLHLAAMVEEKGYGPFARYEEDVLKKAEEEATETLNTVKEKAESHVHGKLDAKLIVEHGAPTQTLLQRVVPDYQIDLVLLPQTGKNKMDRTLMGSFSEAVVRSASCDILIVDNKEE